Within Pseudomonas tructae, the genomic segment CTGGTTCGACTGCTCAAGCGTTGCCAGTGTGCCGAGTTGCCTGGCAACCATCTGGCGGTCTGCGGCGCTGGCTTGATGTATCCAGGCCGGTAGTGGATAGCTCGATTGGCCCGATGCTGAGGTGGACGGTGCATGAAGTCGGTAGAACAGCTCGTTGAGTTCGATCAGTGCGTCGACGTGCTGAGCCAGTGCGATTGCGGTCTTGAAGTCGCCGGGCACAATGGCAGCCAACCCTTGGAGTTGTTGCTCCAGCAATCCCGTTGCAAAGGCCTCGAACAGATTCTGCCCAGGGCGAAATCCGGGATTGGGCTCACTGAGCGGGTCACTCAAATGAGCTTCCAGTGCATTGGCACTGGCATATGCAACAAGCCCGCTGTTCAGGGTGTACAGCACTGCGCTGGCTGAGCGGTCGGTGTGCCTGATGGCGATGCCTAGACATGAACCGTCAGGCAGGCTTGATTTGAAGAACACAATGCTGGTGTGCAGTTGTAGCCATTGCTGCTGGCCACCCGGTAATTTTCTGGCTTCTGCCAGCACGTCGTTTGCCACAAGCGTTGAAATTCGCTGCAGTAAATTCAGCGCTTGCCCGTCCTTGGCGTTCCAGAAATCAAGCAGTTGTGAGGCAAAGACACCCAGCAATCGCGGGCCACCGATCTCAAGGATCTCGCTCATGTCGGACTGGCTGATCAAGGGCGTCCCCGGCTCTGTGCCACTGGCGATCTGCGTCACCACGCTCCCCGCCGGTTGCTCAATAGCCTGGTTGAGCAGGTAGCGCTGGATGAGCAAATCCGCAAGTGGGGTAAAACGCCAAGGCGCAGCCTGTTGCCCGGAGGGCTGTGCGAGATAGAAAGGCGCTTGATCCACCGCTGTCCTTGCGGCGTCGGGGATGAGCGCATGGAGCAGATTGTTAGCCACGTCTGCCAGGGTCGGACGCTGTCGCAGGCGTTGGCTGATGTGAAACAGGTCCCAGCTTGAGGCAGGCGTGGAGGACGCTGCGGGGGAAGGTGGTGATTGGCTCATGGCGAAACTCCTCGCTCTGGAGGTTCGCAGCCTAATCAGGGGAGCGCGCAGGGCTGGGGTAATTACTTATCGTACCGATTTGCTCGCAAGGTTCGGCCATGTTAGAAATCGAATTCGCCATTTAGAAGCTAAATAAAAACATGTCCGTCAGTGAAAAATCGAATAGACCCCTGTTCGACCTCGACCTGTTGCGCGCGGTGGTCATGGTCAGCGACTGCGGCAGTTTCACCACGGCTGCGGCGCGCCTGCACTCGACCCAGTCGACAGTGAGCCAGAAGGTGCGGCGCCTGGAGGAGATGGTTGGGCACAAGCTGCTCGAGCGCGGCAACCGCGACGTGCTGCCCACGGACGCCGGGCAGACCTTGCTCGGCTACGCCCGGCAGATGCTGGCCTATAACGATGAAATGCTCGAAGCGATGTCCGGTGCGACGGTGGCCGTGACGGTGCGCCTGGGGGTGCCGGAGGACTTCGCTGCCGGGCGCACCACCCACTTGCTCTCGACCTTCAACCGCAAGCACCCGCAGGTCAAGCTGGAAGTCACCAGTGGCCTGTGCCGCGACCTGAGCAGCAGTTATGACAACGGTGAACTGGACCTGATCCTGCTCAAGCAGCGGCGCAACAGCCGCGAGGCGGTGGCGTGCTGGCCAGAGAAGCTGCAATGGATCGATAGCGCCAAGAACCCGGCTTTCGACCAGGACCCGGTACCGCTGGTGACCTTTCCGCCACGCGGGCTGTACCGTGACGACATGATCGGCGCCATCGAGCGCATGGGCCGGCGCTGGCGCATCAGCTTCACCAGCTCCAGCCTCAGCGGCCTGCAGGCGGCAGTGGCCAACGGCATGGGCATCAGCCTGCTGCCGCGGCGGGCGGTCACCAGCGAGCATCTGCAACTGACCGCGGCCCATGGCCTGCCGTCGATCGATGCCATGGAAGTGGCGATCATCCATCGGCCGACTGCGGACGCCATGGTCAAGGAGCTGGCCGCCGAGCTTGCGCGAACCTTGGCCAGCGAATGAGGCGCAGGCTCAGGCGCTACGGGCGGGCAGTTGCGGCGCCGGCTCGCTCGGCGGTTGATAGAGCTGCACGCGGTTGCGGCCCTGGTGCTTGGCCCCGTACAAGGCGCTGTCGGCCATCGACAGCAGGCGCGACAGGTCGTGCTCGGCGGGGTTGCCGCTGCTGACGATACCGACGCTGACACTCAGCAGGCCAGGTTCGAGCAGCGGCCACTGGTAGAAGTTGTTGCAAATGCGCTGGGCCACGCGCAGGGCCGTTGGTTCGTCGGTGTTGGCCAGCAGGCAGGCAAACTCTTCGCCGCCGATACGGCCGAACACATCTTCCTGGCGCACGCTCTGGCGGGTCACCTGGCTGAAGGCGATCAGCGCCTGGTCGCCGGTCTGGTGACCGTAGACATCGTTGAGGCGCTTGAAGTGATCGAGGTCGCACAGCAGCAAGGCCACCGACTGGCCACGGCGGGCGCAGTTGGCCAGCAGTTGCTCGCCTTGCGCCATGAAGGCGCGGCGGTTGCCGATGCCGGTGAGCGGGTCGGCGTAGGCGGCGGCCTTGAACTTGAGCTCGGTACGCTCGCGGACCATGGCCAGGGTCACATAGGCAATGCCGATGGCGTAGAGCATCGATTCGAACAGCATGAACGAGAAGAACCCGGTGCCACTGCCTTCGCCTGCAATCGCATGTTGCAGCGACAGGCCATGATCGGCGAGGGCGCGTACGGCGTAGAAGACCGTGTGTATCACCATCAGCAGCACCGCCGGCAGATAGGCGACCTCAAGGCGTTGGCGCACGCGCCACAACTCGAACATCGACAGCCCGCCATACACGCTGACCAGCAACGAATACAGGCTCACGCGCTGACCGAGGTCTGCATAGAAGCTTGGGGTCAGGCCCCACGCGGCCCACAGCAACGCACCGGCGGCGATACCTGGTAGGTGCGGCGCGCGCCCGGCGAACACGCGCATGGAGGTCCAGTTCAGCGCTGCCGCCAGCAGCAGGACGATGTTGCCCAGGACCAGGGCGACGAATTCGTAGACGATGCCGCGCAGGCTGATCAGGGTGACGCCGAGGGCGGCCAACAGCAGCATGCCGCCCAGGTAACCGAGGGTCTGCTCGCGCACGCCACGGCTCCAGGCATGCAGGGTCAGCAGGCCCATCAGGGCAAATATGAAAACCGCTACCAGCAGCAGGGTCGGGATGCTCAGCAGCACGTGTATCGTTCTCCGCAAACGGCCTTGCGGCCAACCGGCCAGCGCCGGTTTTCAGCGGCATGCTAGCGGAGCAGGTATCACTTTGCCAGTATCGTGCTGGCTTGCGGCGCTCAAGCTTGCGCCCGGTCGGGGCTTGGCCTAGATTGGCAGCGCTCTCTGCAGCCCATTTGGAATCCTTGCGCCATGATGCTGACCCAGAAATTTCCCGATATTTCCCTGGACGACACCCTGTTCGTTTTTGCCCTCGAGGCGGAGGCCGGCGAGCTGTTCACCGAGCTGAACACGCTGTTCACCGGTATCGGCAAGGTCAATGCCGCGATCGCTCTGACCAAGGCCATTCATCAGCGCAAGCCCAGGTTGATCGTCAACCTTGGTTCTGCGGGCAGTCGCGGCCATGGCAAGGGTGCGCTGGTCTGCTGCACGCGCTTCGTGCAGCGCGATATGGATGTCACGCCGCTGGGGTTTGCCCGGTATGAGACGCCGCTTGCGGGTATCCCGGTGCTGCTCGAACACGGTGAGCTCATCGCGGGATTGCCCCAGGGTACCTGTGGCAGCGGTGACAATTTCGAAACCAGTCACGGTGATGCCCCGTACGAGATCGTCGACATGGAGGCTTACGTGCTGGCGCTGATCGCGCGCAACGAAGGCATTCCTTTCCTGTGCCTGAAGTACATTTCCGATGACGCTGGCAGCGACGCCGCAGATGACTGGTCGGTGCAAGTGCACCTGGCCGCCGAAGCCTTCAAGCGGGTGCTGTTCAGCAACCCGGGCTGACCAAGATGCGCGGGTGCGCCACAATGTTGCAGCCGCGCGTCGTGTCGATTGTGATGCTTTGCTGGCTGGGGTATGAGTAGCCCAACTCCTGCCGCCCAAGAGCGGGAGATCACAAGGAAAGCCCCCGATGCTTCAGCTCAAGAACGCAATCTCCCTGGCCGCTTTGTTGCTGGCCGCCCCCCTGGTGCATGCTCAGGCGCCTGCTGGCGAACCTGCTGCGTTGCGCTCCAACCTGTTGGTCGATGCGGTGGCCTGGCGCCAGACCGCCGCGGAATTCCGTGCACTGTACTACCAGGGTTTCAACGTCGCCAAGGCGCGCCTGGACCAGGCCCTGGCCAACCAGAAGCCCGGCGACAAGAAGCCTGCGATCATCAGCGATATCGACGACACCATCCTCAGCAGCAACACCTACTGGGGCTTTCTGATCGGCCAGGACAAGGAGTTCTTCGATGACGCGGTGTGGGACCGCTGGGTGGCCGCCAACGGCCCGACCCTGACCCCGGGGGCGCTGGAGTTTCTGGACTACGCCAAGTCGCGCGGGGTAGAGATCTTCTACGTATCCAGCCGTGACCAGGGTGACAAGACCTACGAGTACGCGCTCAACAACCTGCGCGCGCTCAAAGTGCCATACGCGGACGAGGCCCACGTGACCATCCTGCGCGAAAGCTCGAACAAGGAGCCGGCCCAGCACAAGATCGCCGAGCAGTACAACGTGCTGCTGATGCTCGGTGACAACCTCAACGACTTCGAACGCAGCTTCTATGTCGACAACGTCGACAAGCGCGCGCAGTTGGTCGATGCCAGCCGCAGCAGGTTCGGCGGCCAGTACATCATCTTCCCCAACCCCACCGACGGCCATTGGCTCAAGGCCATCTTCGGCGAGTCGGAGCCCGCCGACACCCCGGCCAACCGGGCCAGGTTCCGTGAGGCGGCAGAGCGGGGCACCTGGAAGCCGGCCAACTGATAGCCCGGCACCAGGCACAAAAAATCCCGCAGGCCGTATGGCCTGCGGGACTCTTTCAAAAGTCGGGATTCAGGGTACGTGTTTTCGATCCGGATCTATCTGTGACCCACGTTGTTGGCCTGCAGCCACGTGGCCATGTCCTCCACGACTGCGCCGAACTGACTGATGCCGTCCGAACCGTTCAGGCGATGATCCAGTTGCAAATAAGTGCGGTACTCAATATTGGATTTTCCGGATTGTTTGAGCTTTTCGACCATCTGCGTCACGGCAACAGTCGAGACCGCTTGGTCGGCGCCACCCTGAATGATAAGTACGGGTGAGTGGGTGTTCTGCAGCACGGCTAATTGATCGAGTTCCAGCATCTGCTTCCACCAGGCATAGCCGTGATTACTCACCACCAGCTCGGACGGTGGGTTGTGCATGATGTGTGCGGCGAACTCACGAATGCCTTTTGCTGACTCGAGCTTCTGCGCCTCTGGGATGGAAGATACGTCAATGCTGTGCAGCACATCGTCTATGAACCACTGTCCGCCACCATTGAAGGCAATGCTGGCGTCGAGGTAGTTTTGTTGTGCGGCTAGCAAATTGACTACCACTGCGCCTTCGCTGCCTCCTATTGCAACAACCCGCTGATAGCCGCGCTTCTGACGTAGGTGACTAATCACTGCTCGGTAGTCTTGCACTCGTTGTTCAAGGCTATCTTGCTGCTGAAAAGCAGCAGGACAATCGACCCGTTCGGTATCCTGGTTGTAGGTCAAGGATGCATCGATTCCGTACTTCTCGATCGTCAACATATCTGCTGTCGGCAAGGCTTTGCTCAGGTGCTCGGAGATGGCACGATTCTGCCGAACGCTGTTGCAATCAGAACCTTGGACCACCACCAATAGGCTACGGGAGCTCTGGTTTGGGTCGAGTGACTGCAGATAGTACTCAATGGGGGAGCCGTCGTCCCGGTACAGCGCATCGGTCATCTCCCCTTGTGCCCAAGCTGAGGACAGTGCCCAGCACGCGCAAGTAGCGAGCACTGTTTTGAGCATGAGTTGCCGTCCTTCAATCAATGAATGCATTCCTTGTGATAGATGCCGCGCTTAGGGCAGACCACTTAGCTCTGAGTGGCGAGCAAGGGCATCAGAGTGCTCAAGCTGTCCGGCGTGGTGCCAGGTACTCTCTGGGGGATTCACCCAGTGCTTTACGAAACATCGCAGTGAAGGCACTAGGGCTGGCGTAACCAAGAGCATTGGCCACCATCGCCAGCGGTTCGCCTTGTTCGAGACGGCCAAGGGCTTCCACTAACTTGACTTGCTGTACCCAGTAGCGAAAATTCAACCCCGTCTCCCGTGCAAACAAACGCATCAGCGTCCGCGGACTTGTGCCCACTTGGTCCGCCCAATACTCGATTGTCAATGAGCGTTGCGGGCACTTGAAAATGGCCTCGCATACTGCAATCAGCCGCTTGTCCTTTGGCCATGGAATCTCGAGCGGGGCAGATTTGGAGAGGCTGATCTCCTCCAGAATCAGTGCCACGATATGCTGGCATCTTCCCTCGAGTGAATACTCGATAGGCTCATCGACGAGCGCCAGAATAAGGGCTTTCAACAGGTTTGAGACTTCGATCACCCTGCACCTGGAACCCAGTGATTGGGCGATGGTTGGATCGATGTAGAGCGAGCGGGCCTTCACCGTCCCCAACATTGTTTGGTCATGAATGATACCGGCAGGAATCCACAGCGCTCGTTTGGCGGGCAGCAACCAGATTCCGCCATCAGTGGCTGCACGCATCACACCTTCTTCAGCATAAAGCAACTGACCGCGAAAATGACTGTGCGGAACGACATAGCTGCCGTCTGAGTAGTGACTGGGCATCACCGTTACCGGTTGCGCTACGAACTGATAATCCTCTGGGTTTCTGCTCTTGAACAACACATTCTGGTTGTCACTTGGGCGACGATAGTTGTCACTCATCGAATTGGCGTCATGGTTAACGTGGCGGGGTAAATGCCCGAGGGGCAATGCTCAACCCAAACAGGATGGCTGCATGACGAACAAAACTCAACCCGAGCGATCAACTGCGAAAAGGACCCTTTTTGCAATCGTAGGATTACTGATTCTTTCCTTTGCGCTGCGTCCCGCGATCATCTCGATTGGCCCTGTACTCCTTACAATACAAGAGGAATTTGGGCTCAGCTTTGCTCAGGCATCGTTGTTGACCACCATTCCGGATCTGTGCATGGGCGTGTTCGCGTTAATCGCCCCCTGGGTCGCTAACCGTTTGGGCGCTGACCGGGCAGTGGTGGTTGCATTGCTAGTGTTAGGTGCTGCAATCGTTACACGAGCCTTGGCAGGGTCAACCTATTCGCTGCTGGCTACAACAGTGCTATCAGGTATTGGTATCGCAGTGGCTGGGTCTTTAGTGGGGGGCTGGGTAAAAAGCCACTTCCCGCACAAAGCATCGTTGTTGATGGGCGTTTATGCGACCGGCTTGAGCGTTGGATCGACTGCCGCTGCGATTTTCACGGGTCCCATCGCCGAGCATACCGGTAGCTGGCGCACTGGCATTGGTGTTTGGGCGATTCTCTGCCTCACTGCGGTTATCAGTTGGTCAGTGCTGGGCAAACGTTTAGCTCACCCATCATCGCCTCCACGGCGAGCGCTAGAATTCGTCAGACTTCCCTGGAGCAACATGAATGCCTGGGCAATCGCCGTGTACTTTGGATGCAGTCAATTTCTGACTTATGCACTGCTCGCATGGCTTGCACCGTTGGCCGCGCAAACCAGTTTCGCTGAGATGGACCCCGGACTATTGCTCGGTTTCTATACTCTAGTCAGCGCAGTCGCCAACCTGGCAATGGGAATGCTTGCTGGAGGCTCGCTCAATAAACACAAATGGCTGACCCTCGCCGCAGTGGTAACGATTGTTGGACTTGCAGGTTTGGCGTTTGCTCCACAGGTGGCGCCGATCATCTTCATCGGCCTGGCCGGCCTAGGTTTAGGTGCCGCTTTCACGTTGGGGATGACGCTGCCCATTGACCAGACCTCATCACCCGAAGAGGCGAGTGCGTGGACAGTGTTCACTCTTTTTATCGGCTATCTCGTTGCTGCACTCGGGCCCTTGAGTTTTGGCATTCTTCGTGACCACAGCGGGACCTACACAGAGCCGCTGTTCTTGCTACTCGGTGTCGCGATTGTGATGGTATGTGCAATTTCACGAGTACAACCATTAACTGCAACGCAGGGACATGTTCAGGCGGTGTGACTTAACGTTCCAGCGTATTTTGCTCAGTGCATCATCGTTCCTTGAATCAAAAAATCCCGCAGACCGTATGGCCTGCGGGATTTTTCATGCAACCGTGAAACTTAGCGCTGCGGGTTGAGCACCAGGTTCATGTGACGGTTGACATCCTTGTACAGCAGGTAGCGGAACGGGCCCGGGCCGCCGGAGTAGCAAGCCTGCGGGCAGAAAGCGCGCAGCCACATGAAGTCGCCGGCTTCGACCTCGACCCAGTCCTGGTTCAGGCGGTAGACGGCTTTGCCTTCAAGCACATACAGGCCGTGCTCCATGACGTGGGTTTCAGCGAACGGAATCACGCCGCCCGGCTGGAAGGTGACGATGTTGACGTGCATGTCGTGGCGCATGTCGGCCATGTCGACGAAGCGCGTAGTGACCCAGGCGCCATCGGTGCCCGGCATCGGGATCGGCGCGATGTCTTTTTCGTTAGTGACAAAGGCTTCGGGCAGGGCCAGGCCTTCAACCACCTGGTAGTGCTTGCGGATCCAGTGGAAGGTGACGTTCTTGCCGCTGTTGTTGCGCAGGCTCCACTCCGCGGCCGGCGGAATGAAAGCGTAGCCGCCTTCTTTGAGGGTGTACGGCTTG encodes:
- a CDS encoding MFS transporter, whose amino-acid sequence is MTNKTQPERSTAKRTLFAIVGLLILSFALRPAIISIGPVLLTIQEEFGLSFAQASLLTTIPDLCMGVFALIAPWVANRLGADRAVVVALLVLGAAIVTRALAGSTYSLLATTVLSGIGIAVAGSLVGGWVKSHFPHKASLLMGVYATGLSVGSTAAAIFTGPIAEHTGSWRTGIGVWAILCLTAVISWSVLGKRLAHPSSPPRRALEFVRLPWSNMNAWAIAVYFGCSQFLTYALLAWLAPLAAQTSFAEMDPGLLLGFYTLVSAVANLAMGMLAGGSLNKHKWLTLAAVVTIVGLAGLAFAPQVAPIIFIGLAGLGLGAAFTLGMTLPIDQTSSPEEASAWTVFTLFIGYLVAALGPLSFGILRDHSGTYTEPLFLLLGVAIVMVCAISRVQPLTATQGHVQAV
- a CDS encoding 5'-nucleotidase, lipoprotein e(P4) family gives rise to the protein MLQLKNAISLAALLLAAPLVHAQAPAGEPAALRSNLLVDAVAWRQTAAEFRALYYQGFNVAKARLDQALANQKPGDKKPAIISDIDDTILSSNTYWGFLIGQDKEFFDDAVWDRWVAANGPTLTPGALEFLDYAKSRGVEIFYVSSRDQGDKTYEYALNNLRALKVPYADEAHVTILRESSNKEPAQHKIAEQYNVLLMLGDNLNDFERSFYVDNVDKRAQLVDASRSRFGGQYIIFPNPTDGHWLKAIFGESEPADTPANRARFREAAERGTWKPAN
- a CDS encoding alpha/beta hydrolase family protein; this translates as MLKTVLATCACWALSSAWAQGEMTDALYRDDGSPIEYYLQSLDPNQSSRSLLVVVQGSDCNSVRQNRAISEHLSKALPTADMLTIEKYGIDASLTYNQDTERVDCPAAFQQQDSLEQRVQDYRAVISHLRQKRGYQRVVAIGGSEGAVVVNLLAAQQNYLDASIAFNGGGQWFIDDVLHSIDVSSIPEAQKLESAKGIREFAAHIMHNPPSELVVSNHGYAWWKQMLELDQLAVLQNTHSPVLIIQGGADQAVSTVAVTQMVEKLKQSGKSNIEYRTYLQLDHRLNGSDGISQFGAVVEDMATWLQANNVGHR
- a CDS encoding LysR substrate-binding domain-containing protein; the protein is MSVSEKSNRPLFDLDLLRAVVMVSDCGSFTTAAARLHSTQSTVSQKVRRLEEMVGHKLLERGNRDVLPTDAGQTLLGYARQMLAYNDEMLEAMSGATVAVTVRLGVPEDFAAGRTTHLLSTFNRKHPQVKLEVTSGLCRDLSSSYDNGELDLILLKQRRNSREAVACWPEKLQWIDSAKNPAFDQDPVPLVTFPPRGLYRDDMIGAIERMGRRWRISFTSSSLSGLQAAVANGMGISLLPRRAVTSEHLQLTAAHGLPSIDAMEVAIIHRPTADAMVKELAAELARTLASE
- a CDS encoding AraC family transcriptional regulator; protein product: MSDNYRRPSDNQNVLFKSRNPEDYQFVAQPVTVMPSHYSDGSYVVPHSHFRGQLLYAEEGVMRAATDGGIWLLPAKRALWIPAGIIHDQTMLGTVKARSLYIDPTIAQSLGSRCRVIEVSNLLKALILALVDEPIEYSLEGRCQHIVALILEEISLSKSAPLEIPWPKDKRLIAVCEAIFKCPQRSLTIEYWADQVGTSPRTLMRLFARETGLNFRYWVQQVKLVEALGRLEQGEPLAMVANALGYASPSAFTAMFRKALGESPREYLAPRRTA
- a CDS encoding GGDEF domain-containing protein; amino-acid sequence: MLLSIPTLLLVAVFIFALMGLLTLHAWSRGVREQTLGYLGGMLLLAALGVTLISLRGIVYEFVALVLGNIVLLLAAALNWTSMRVFAGRAPHLPGIAAGALLWAAWGLTPSFYADLGQRVSLYSLLVSVYGGLSMFELWRVRQRLEVAYLPAVLLMVIHTVFYAVRALADHGLSLQHAIAGEGSGTGFFSFMLFESMLYAIGIAYVTLAMVRERTELKFKAAAYADPLTGIGNRRAFMAQGEQLLANCARRGQSVALLLCDLDHFKRLNDVYGHQTGDQALIAFSQVTRQSVRQEDVFGRIGGEEFACLLANTDEPTALRVAQRICNNFYQWPLLEPGLLSVSVGIVSSGNPAEHDLSRLLSMADSALYGAKHQGRNRVQLYQPPSEPAPQLPARSA
- a CDS encoding bifunctional allantoicase/(S)-ureidoglycine aminohydrolase, whose protein sequence is MSKSNYYAPHGGHPAQTELLTDRAMFTEAYAVIPKGVMRDIVTSHLPFWDKMRMWVIARPLTGFSETFSQYIVEVAPEGGSERPELDKNAEAVLFVVEGEIDITLQGKPYTLKEGGYAFIPPAAEWSLRNNSGKNVTFHWIRKHYQVVEGLALPEAFVTNEKDIAPIPMPGTDGAWVTTRFVDMADMRHDMHVNIVTFQPGGVIPFAETHVMEHGLYVLEGKAVYRLNQDWVEVEAGDFMWLRAFCPQACYSGGPGPFRYLLYKDVNRHMNLVLNPQR
- a CDS encoding 5'-methylthioadenosine/S-adenosylhomocysteine nucleosidase family protein, whose translation is MMLTQKFPDISLDDTLFVFALEAEAGELFTELNTLFTGIGKVNAAIALTKAIHQRKPRLIVNLGSAGSRGHGKGALVCCTRFVQRDMDVTPLGFARYETPLAGIPVLLEHGELIAGLPQGTCGSGDNFETSHGDAPYEIVDMEAYVLALIARNEGIPFLCLKYISDDAGSDAADDWSVQVHLAAEAFKRVLFSNPG